The following proteins come from a genomic window of Miscanthus floridulus cultivar M001 chromosome 2, ASM1932011v1, whole genome shotgun sequence:
- the LOC136526282 gene encoding uncharacterized protein isoform X1 translates to MAPTLPALTTPPPEHSTSTEPSSAAKRASTSPTALSTKSHKAPLERKKRKTPPPPPLPPELTPAKTSDAMEPASKKKLVLAAPCHAGGGGQSSKGAAQEKSAGHQSGKDALAHEAKNLDEMREMYPHLVDEAMALVDPAVLERVLPRIDANKAQALDKKIKRARRQLTKAITESARMKNMETSAVFLCQATRLQLEKLRVDKEDGLDICAQERLARVEREIVELKQIVIDSHYQATIESNPLRDNSSLKGVRCKSEESHPQLAVAENQIPRNILQKKIEVPNGFPHEKNEEVTSKCKHDGVVPRRIPCDNLKLQGLIKPPFNTFHGRTRKIDAESQTVPNMMAKRLSCFQ, encoded by the exons ATGGCCCCCACTCTTCCCGCCTTGacgacgccgccgccggagcATAGCACCAGCACGGAGCCGTCGTCAGCGGCGAAGAGGGCGTCCACGAGCCCGACGGCGCTGTCCACCAAGAGCCACAAGGCGCCGCTCGAGCGCAAAAAGAGgaagacgccgccgccgccgccgctgcctcccgAGTTAACGCCGGCCAAGACCTCGGATGCCATGGAACCGGCATCCAAGAAGAAGCTGGTGCTAGCCGCGCCCTgccacgccggcggcggcgggcaatCTAGCAAGGGCGCCGCCCAAGAGAAGAGCGCCGGACACCAATCCGGCAAGGACGCGCTGGCGCACGAGGCCAAGAATTTGGATGAGATGCGCGAGATGTATCCTCACCTCGTTGATGAGGCCATGGCCCTTGTCGACCCGGCGGTGCTGGAGAGGGTGCTCCCCCGCATTGATGCCAACAAGGCCCAGGCGTTGGACAAGAAGATCAAGAGGGCGAGGAGGCAGCTCACCAAGGCCATCACGGAATCG GCAAGGATGAAAAACATGGAAACATCTGCAGTATTTCTTtgtcaagctactaggcttcaacTAGAAAAGTTGAGAGTGGATAAAGAGGATGGTCTGGATATATGTGCTCAAGAACGATTGGCACGAGTGGAACGTGAAATAGTGGAACTGAAACAGATTGTGATAGATTCTCACTATCAGGCAACGATAGAGAGCAATCCACTCCGTGATAATTCATCATTGAAG GGTGTAAGATGTAAATCTGAAGAGAGTCACCCTCAGCTGGCTGTAGCTGAAAATCAGATTCCACGCAAT ATACTACAAAAGAAGATCGAAGTGCCAAATGGCTTCCCCCATGAAAAGAATGAGGAGGTCACATCTAAGTGTAAACATGATGGTGTCGTTCCCCGTAGAATCCCATGCGATAATCTG AAACTGCAAGGGTTGATAAAGCCGCCATTCAATACATTTCATGGCCGGACAAGAAAGATTGACGCAGAAAGTCAGACTGTGCCCAATATG ATGGCAAAGAGGTTGTCTTGCTTTCAATAG
- the LOC136526282 gene encoding uncharacterized protein isoform X2 translates to MAPTLPALTTPPPEHSTSTEPSSAAKRASTSPTALSTKSHKAPLERKKRKTPPPPPLPPELTPAKTSDAMEPASKKKLVLAAPCHAGGGGQSSKGAAQEKSAGHQSGKDALAHEAKNLDEMREMYPHLVDEAMALVDPAVLERVLPRIDANKAQALDKKIKRARRQLTKAITESARMKNMETSAVFLCQATRLQLEKLRVDKEDGLDICAQERLARVEREIVELKQIVIDSHYQATIESNPLRDNSSLKGVRCKSEESHPQLAVAENQIPRNILQKKIEVPNGFPHEKNEEVTSKCKHDGVVPRRIPCDNLKLQGLIKPPFNTFHGRTRKIDAESQTVPNMIQR, encoded by the exons ATGGCCCCCACTCTTCCCGCCTTGacgacgccgccgccggagcATAGCACCAGCACGGAGCCGTCGTCAGCGGCGAAGAGGGCGTCCACGAGCCCGACGGCGCTGTCCACCAAGAGCCACAAGGCGCCGCTCGAGCGCAAAAAGAGgaagacgccgccgccgccgccgctgcctcccgAGTTAACGCCGGCCAAGACCTCGGATGCCATGGAACCGGCATCCAAGAAGAAGCTGGTGCTAGCCGCGCCCTgccacgccggcggcggcgggcaatCTAGCAAGGGCGCCGCCCAAGAGAAGAGCGCCGGACACCAATCCGGCAAGGACGCGCTGGCGCACGAGGCCAAGAATTTGGATGAGATGCGCGAGATGTATCCTCACCTCGTTGATGAGGCCATGGCCCTTGTCGACCCGGCGGTGCTGGAGAGGGTGCTCCCCCGCATTGATGCCAACAAGGCCCAGGCGTTGGACAAGAAGATCAAGAGGGCGAGGAGGCAGCTCACCAAGGCCATCACGGAATCG GCAAGGATGAAAAACATGGAAACATCTGCAGTATTTCTTtgtcaagctactaggcttcaacTAGAAAAGTTGAGAGTGGATAAAGAGGATGGTCTGGATATATGTGCTCAAGAACGATTGGCACGAGTGGAACGTGAAATAGTGGAACTGAAACAGATTGTGATAGATTCTCACTATCAGGCAACGATAGAGAGCAATCCACTCCGTGATAATTCATCATTGAAG GGTGTAAGATGTAAATCTGAAGAGAGTCACCCTCAGCTGGCTGTAGCTGAAAATCAGATTCCACGCAAT ATACTACAAAAGAAGATCGAAGTGCCAAATGGCTTCCCCCATGAAAAGAATGAGGAGGTCACATCTAAGTGTAAACATGATGGTGTCGTTCCCCGTAGAATCCCATGCGATAATCTG AAACTGCAAGGGTTGATAAAGCCGCCATTCAATACATTTCATGGCCGGACAAGAAAGATTGACGCAGAAAGTCAGACTGTGCCCAATATG ATCCAAAGATAA